The proteins below come from a single Ptychodera flava strain L36383 chromosome 6, AS_Pfla_20210202, whole genome shotgun sequence genomic window:
- the LOC139135862 gene encoding uncharacterized protein has product MRLLYISWLLVAASLWSVSVGTYVCEDRHITNFPGYITSPGFPNPFPGGPYVCTYRFENLDKGTIELRFHDFMTQGQLSNDFKCSEEISIYDGSKFIQQYCTKIFSTYRSMSSNLTVEFRVHKDNVRHACGFKFQYDFIHKKISDDRYSFTGYIDMYRNPVGTIQQSIGDRELSGPNTYIWMVKALARHQIRLLITNFPGHDVSTKESSGTLATSSDTSLTIHDGLLSVSSLVYTWDGVTQLYRIDSTSGGLYVKLTIGNSKKSLFSAKYSSMLAKKECPIGYHVCQEGFCLSQTALCYDGRFCADSNVAGTIACGGAKSVVCKKHSDCKNGGHCYGRGSYCFCLPGYAGEYCEYSTSECVPECANGGTCHQGRCMCKDSYSGYRCDFAILYTKDYSWIGYSIGSIVYITIGSTLCMMILTKMKCPARLRRRSDSDDAQAAEESGNTDQETELTPLRPDDVSHVEENQSSTTQLVTHAVDQV; this is encoded by the exons ATGAGGCTGTTGTACATATCCTGGCTGCTCGTAGCGGCGTCTCTATGGTCAGTGAGTGTAGGCACATACG TTTGCGAAGATAGACACATCACGAATTTCCCTGGATACATCACCTCACCGGGTTTTCCAAATCCTTTCCCGGGAGGCCCGTATGTCTGCACCTACAGATTTGAAAACCTAGATAAGGGAACAATTGAACTGCGGTTTCATGACTTCATGACCCAGGGGCAACTAAGCAACGACTTCAAATGCTCTGAAGAaatttct atctATGATGGTAGCAAGTTCATTCAACAGTATTGCACAAAAATATTCAGTACCTACAGGTCAATGAGTTCAAATCTCACGGTTGAATTTCGAGTACACAAAGATAATGTCCGTCATGCTTGTGGCTTTAAGTTTCAATACGACTTTATACATAAAAAGATTTCAGACGACAGATATTCCTTCACAG GATACATAGATATGTACCGAAATCCTGTAGGAACAATCCAGCAGTCGATTGGTGACCGTGAACTTAGCGGACCCAACACATACATATGGATGGTTAAGGCTTTAGCCAGACATCAAATCCGTTTGTTAATAACTAATTTTCCGGGGCACGACGTCAGTACAAAAG AAAGCAGTGGAACCTTGGCAACGTCTTCTGATACGTCACTGACCATTCACGATGGTTTGCTGTCTGTATCGAGTCTGGTGTACACGTGGGATGGCGTTACACAACTCTACCGTATCGATTCCACATCAGGTGGTCTGTACGTAAAACTGACGATAGGAAATTCTAAGAAGTCTCTATTCTCTGCCAAGTATTCATCCATGTTGGCGAAGAAAG AGTGTCCGATTGGGTATCACGTATGTCAAGAGGGTTTTTGCCTTAGCCAAACAGCGCTTTGCTATGATGGGAGGTTTTGCGCAGACTCTAATGTGGCTGGGACCATCGCATGTGGAGGTGCGAAATCAG TTGTGTGCAAAAAACACAGCGATTGTAAAAATGGGGGCCACTGTTACGGCAGAGGGAGTTACTGCTTCTGTTTACCAGGATATGCCGGCGAGTACTGTGAATACAGCACCTCCG AGTGTGTCCCCGAATGTGCCAATGGTGGTACCTGCCACCAAGGACGTTGCATGTGCAAAGATTCTTATTCCGGTTACAGATGTGATTTCG CAATTCTGTACACGAAAGATTATTCGTGGATTGGATACAGCATCGGAAGCATAGTGTACATCACAATTGGATCCACTCTGTGTATGATGATCTTGACGAAGATGAAATGCCCAGCGAGGCTTCGACGGCGATCTGATTCGGATGACGCACAAGCAGCCGAAG AGTCTGGGAACACAGACCAGGAAACTGAACTGACACCACTGAGACCTGATGATGTATCTCACGTAGAAGAGAACCAATCATCGACCACACAGCTCGTGACACACGCAGTAGATCAAGTCTAG